From a single Aspergillus puulaauensis MK2 DNA, chromosome 2, nearly complete sequence genomic region:
- the BRR2 gene encoding ATP-dependent RNA helicase BRR2 (COG:A;~EggNog:ENOG410PGAG;~InterPro:IPR014756,IPR004179,IPR041094,IPR027417, IPR003593,IPR035892,IPR001650,IPR036390,IPR014001, IPR011545;~PFAM:PF18149,PF02889,PF00271,PF04851,PF00270;~go_function: GO:0003676 - nucleic acid binding [Evidence IEA];~go_function: GO:0005524 - ATP binding [Evidence IEA]), whose translation MADQNISQYKYSAMSNLVLQADRRFISRVNDEATGDPESLAGRIGIREMGSRIARDDAPKSKKKAVGPIDIERGAIREGEDVLAREQKKRQKGQTTQLRGQGILTAADALVEGLKYRPRTPATRATYDLILTLTASRLGDVSHEVVRSATDAVLEVLKDEEMRDFDKKKEVDDLLGTSLDPKEFNELVNLGKKITDYDAQDEDEEMGDGAAGEDEAELDERQGVAVVFDEDEDEDRMGTVDEVHDEDESEEEEEQRDSGDEETGVKEAPEDLPTEEMVIDGGLDQDGDRQKKGLKVHARDIDAYWLQRQIGSAYSDAHIQQEKATQALEVMGGKTEDGSERSLRDVENDLMELFDYDYPELVAKLVTNRDKVVWTTRWRRVAEDADARHLVESEMVEAGHRAILDEIRGKTARDDDPGRPEKRIKMDLADVDMPNAPAAAAEEKPAEGGLVRGLQPKRLINLENLVFHQGNHLMTNPNVKLPQGSTKRTFKGYEEIHVPQPKPKQEPGERKVAVSELPEWARLGFGEAKELNRIQTKCYPSAFQDDGNMLVCAPTGSGKTNVAMLSILREVGKNRNPETGEIMLDDFKIIYISPLKALVQEQVENFGKRLAPYGIRVSELTGDRQLTKQQIAETQVIITTPEKFDVITRKASETSYTKLVRLVIIDEIHLLHDERGPVLESIVSRTIRQVEQTGDPVRIVGLSATLPNYRDVGSFLRVDPQRGMFHFDGSYRPCPLKQEFIGVTDKKPIKQLKIMNDICYNKVIEHVGQNRNQMLIFVHSRKETAKTAKYLRDKALEMETIGQILKSDSASRAILAEEAESVNDASLKDILPYGFGIHHAGLSLADRDSVQALFKDGSIQVLVCTATLAWGVNLPAHTVIIKGTQVYSPEKGSWVELSPQDVLQMLGRAGRPQYDTYGEGIIITTQAEIQYYLSLMNQQLPIESQLMGKLADNMNAEIVLGSIRTRDEGVDWLGYTYLFVRMLRSPGLYSVGADYENDDALEQKRVDLVHSAAVLLEKAGLVKYDKKTGRLQSTELGRIASHYYIGHNSMLTYNQHLQPSISGIELFRIFALSDEFKYIPVRQDEKLELAKMLGRVPVPVKEGIDEPHSKINVLLQAYISRLKLEGLALMADLVYVTQSAGRIIRALFEICLRRGWASVAKNALDLCKMAERRMWPTMSPLRQFPRCPRDVLQKSERIDVPWGSYFDLDPPRMGELLGMPRAGQTVCDLVSKFPRLEVQAQVQPITRSMLRVELTITPNFVWDEELHGTAQDFWIMVEDCDGEEILFHDQFVLRKDYAESEMNEHLVEFTVPITEPMPPNYFISLVSDRWMHSETRIAVSFQKLTLPERFPPHTPLLDMQRAPVKALKRDEYQRLYPDWEYFNKIQTQTFKSLFDSDDNVFVGAPTGSGKTVCAELAILRHWTQEDSGRAVYVAPFQELIDLRLEDWKKRLGNLAGGKTIAKLTGETTADLKVLAGADLILATPTQWDVLSRQWQKRKNVRAVELFIADELHMLGGYGGYVYEVVVSRMHSMALQTESGMRIVGLSVPLANARDIGEWIGASKHTIYNFSPHARPVPLELHIQSFSIPHFPSMMLAMARPAYLSILQLSADKPALIFVPNRKQTRSTAIDLLTACGIDDDEDRFLHADVEELRPLLSRVQERTLAESLSHGIGYYHEALSQTDKRIVSHLYNIGAVQVVIASRDVCWELNLTAHLVVVMGTQFFEGREHRYIDYPISEILQMFGKASRPGQDKIGRGVLMVPTVKREYYKKFLNEALPVESHLQLYMHDAFVTEISQGTIASTQDSVDWMTYTYFYRRLLANPSFYGLTDVSHEGLSTFLSELVENTLKELSEAKIIDLDEEDDTVSPLNAASIGAYYNISYITMQTFLLSLSARTKLKGILEIVTSATEFESVQMRRHEDHILRRVYDRIPVKMSQAAYDSPHFKSFVLLQAHFSRMHLPIDLAKDQEVIVSRVLNLLSACVDILASEGHMNAMNAMEMSQMVVQAMWDRDSPLKQIPHFSPDVIKVANEYKINDIFEFMEAMDPSENKDYATLVKRLSLDNKQLAQAAAFTNNKYPILELDMEVEDPENITAGEPSYLKIKVEREVEEDEEVDATVHAPFYPNQKMENWWLVVGDEKTKSLLAIKRVTIGRKLELRLDYTVPTPGEHELTLYLMSDSYVGVDQAPTFTVTAAEGMEEDESEEEEE comes from the exons CTCGGCGATGTCCAACCTGGTTCTCCAGGCGGACCGTCGTTTTATCTCTCGCGTCAATGATGAGGCCACCGGAGACCCAGAATCGCTTGCCGGCCGCATTGGTATCCGGGAAATGGGATCCAGAATCGCACGCGATGACGCACCGAAATCCAAGAAAAAGGCCGTCGGACCGATCGACATCGAACGAGGTGCTAttcgagaaggcgaagacgtTCTTGCGCGCGAACAGAAGAAGCGGCAAAAAGGGCAAACAACCCAACTCCGTGGCCAGGGAATTCTTACCGCTGCCGATGCCCTCGTCGAAGGCCTCAAATATCGCCCTCGCACGCCAGCCACCCGAGCCACGTACGACTTAATCCTCACATTAACTGCAAGCCGTCTCGGCGACGTTTCACACGAAGTTGTCAGGAGTGCTACCGATGCGGTATTGGAGGTCTTgaaagacgaggaaatgaGAGACTTCgataaaaagaaagaagtcgATGATTTACTTGGCACTTCGCTGGATCCAAAAGAGTTTAATGAGCTGGTTAATCTCGGAAAGAAGATTACAGATTACGATGCgcaagacgaagatgaagagatggGAGACGGAGCTGCGGGAGAAGATGAGGCAGAACTCGATGAGCGACAAGGTGTTGCTGTGGTCtttgacgaagacgaggatgaagaccGCATGGGCACCGTGGATGAAGTACacgatgaagacgagtcagaggaagaagaagaacaaagagATTCAGGTGATGAGGAGACTGGCGTAAAAGAAGCTCCGGAGGACTTACCCACGGAAGAGATGGTCATTGATGGCGGATTAGACCAAGATGGTGACCGACAAAAGAAAGGACTCAAAGTTCACGCTCGCGACATCGATGCTTACTGGCTACAGCGCCAAATTGGATCTGCATACTCCGACGCCCATATTCAGCAAGAGAAGGCCACTCAAGCACTCGAAGTTATGGGCGGCAAAACGGAGGATGGTTCAGAGAGGTCGTTGCGAGATGTGGAAAATGATCTCATGGAGCTTTTTGATTACGACTATCCAGAACTTGTCGCCAAGCTTGTCACGAACCGAGATAAAGTTGTTTGGACTACTCGCTGGCGACGAGtggctgaagatgccgaCGCACGTCACCTAGTGGAGAGCGAAATGGTCGAGGCTGGACATCGTGCTATCCTGGATGAGATTCGTGGGAAGACGGCCCGTGATGACGACCCAGGTCGCCCCGAAAAGAGAATCAAAATGGACCTTGCGGACGTTGATATGCCCAATgcccccgccgccgccgccgaggagaagcccgCGGAAGGTGGATTAGTTAGAGGATTGCAACCCAAACGCTTGATCAACTTGGAAAATCTCGTATTCCATCAGGGCAACCATCTGATGACGAACCCCAACGTCAAATTGCCTCAAGGCTCTACAAAACGGACGTTTAAGGGATACGAGGAAATCCATGTGCCGCAACCAAAGCCTAAGCAGGAGCCCGGAGAAAGGAAAGTCGCAGTTTCAGAGCTTCCTGAATGGGCACGTCTTGGTTTTGGAGAAGCCAAGGAGCTCAATCGAATCCAAACCAAATGCTACCCTTCTGCCTTCCAGGATGATGGAAACATGCTTGTCTGTGCCCCCACAGGATCTGGAAAGACCAACGTGGCCATGCTTAGCATCCTTCGTGAAGTTGGGAAAAACCGCAACCCTGAGACAGGAGAGATTATGCTCGATGATTTCAAGATCATCTACATCTCCCCTCTGAAGGCTCTTGTGCAAGAGCAGGTTGAAAACTTTGGCAAGCGTCTCGCCCCTTACGGTATCAGGGTATCAGAGTTGACTGGTGATCGTCAACTTACGAAGCAACAAATTGCCGAGACTCAGGTCATTATCACAACCCCGGAAAAGTTTGATGTTATTACGCGAAAGGCGTCAGAGACCAGCTACACCAAGCTTGTTCGTTTGGTTATCATTGACGaaatccatcttcttcacgacGAGCGTGGCCCTGTCCTTGAGAGCATCGTCAGCAGAACTATTCGTCAGGTTGAGCAAACCGGCGACCCGGTCAGAATTGTCGGTCTCAGTGCCACCCTTCCAAACTACCGCGATGTCGGAAGCTTCCTTCGTGTTGATCCCCAGAGAGGGATGTTCCACTTTGATGGTTCCTACCGACCCTGCCCCTTGAAGCAAGAATTCATTGGTGTTACGGATAAGAAACCTATTAAGCAATTGAAAATTATGAACGACATTTGCTATAACAAAGTTATTGAACACGTTGGGCAAAATAGAAACCAAATGCTTATTTTTGTCCACTCTCGGAAGGAGACGGCGAAAACTGCGAAATACCTCAGAGACAAGGCTTTGGAAATGGAAACAATCGGACAAATTTTGAAGAGTGACTCGGCAAGCAGAGCTATCCTCGCTGAAGAGGCCGAGTCGGTCAATGACGCTTCGCTGAAAGATATTCTTCCTTATGGCTTCGGTATCCACCATGCTGGTTTGAGTCTTGCGGACCGTGATTCGGTCCAAGCGCTTTTCAAAGATGGTAGCATTCAGGTCCTCGTATGTACAGCAACCCTTGCCTGGGGTGTTAACTTGCCCGCGCacaccgtcatcatcaagggAACCCAGGTTTACTCCCCGGAGAAGGGTAGCTGGGTGGAATTGAGTCCTCAGGATGTCCTCCAAATGTTAGGACGAGCCGGACGACCGCAGTATGATACCTATGGTGAGGGCATTATCATCACTACACAGGCTGAAATTCAGTATTATCTCTCGTTGATGAACCAGCAATTGCCGATTGAGAGTCAACTCATGGGCAAGCTAGCGGACAACATGAACGCGGAGATTGTGCTTGGCAGCATTCGTACACGAGACGAGGGTGTGGACTGGCTTGGGTACACCTATCTATTCGTCCGCATGCTGCGCTCCCCAGGTCTATACAGTGTCGGCGCGGATTATGAGAATGACGATGCACTAGAGCAGAAAAGAGTTGATCTTGTTCATTCAGCCGCCGTACTCTTGGAGAAGGCTGGACTTGTCAAATATGACAAAAAGACTGGACGACTACAATCCACAGAGCTTGGGCGGATTGCTTCGCACTATTACATCGGTCACAACTCCATGCTAACGTACAaccaacacctccaaccGTCCATCAGCGGCATCGAGCTTTTCCGAATCTTCGCGCTGAGCGATGAGTTTAAGTATATTCCTGTCCGTCAGGATGAGAAGCTTGAACTGGCCAAGATGCTGGGCCGTGTGCCCGTTCCAGTCAAGGAGGGTATAGATGAACCTCACTCAAAGATCAACGTTTTGCTACAGGCCTACATCTCTAGGTTGAAACTAGAGGGACTTGCCTTGATGGCAGACTTGGTCTATGTGACCCAATCGGCTGGGCGTATTATCCGCGCTCTATTTGAAATTTGCTTGAGGAGGGGCTGGGCGTCTGTGGCTAAGAATGCTCTTGACCTTTGCAAAATGGCTGAGCGAAGAATGTGGCCGACCATGAGCCCGCTGCGCCAGTTCCCACGATGCCCTAGGGACGTCCTTCAGAAATCTGAGCGAATCGACGTGCCCTGGGGTAGCTACTTCGACCTAGACCCCCCTCGCATGGGCGAACTTCTCGGCATGCCCAGAGCTGGTCAGACTGTTTGCGACTTGGTTTCCAAGTTCCCTCGTCTGGAAGTTCAAGCTCAGGTTCAACCCATCACACGCTCCATGCTGAGGGTTGAGTTGACGATTACCCCCAACTTCGTGTGGGACGAAGAGTTGCATGGAACTGCGCAGGACTTCTGGATCATGGTCGAGGActgcgatggcgaggagattcTGTTCCACGATCAATTCGTCCTGCGCAAGGACTATGCCGAGTCGGAGATGAATGAGCATCTTGTCGAATTCACTGTTCCTATCACCGAGCCTATGCCGCCTAACTACTTTATTTCTCTTGTCTCTGACCGTTGGATGCATTCGGAAACTCGCATTGCCGTGTCCTTCCAGAAATTGACCCTTCCAGAGAGGTTCCCTCCTCATACTCCATTGCTTGACATGCAGCGAGCTCCAGTTAAGGCTCTCAAGCGCGACGAGTACCAGCGACTGTACCCTGATTGGGAGTACTTCAACAAGATCCAAACGCAGACTTTCAAATCCCTAttcgacagcgacgacaacGTCTTCGTTGGTGCCCCCACGGGCAGTGGTAAGACCGTTTGCGCGGAGCTGGCGATACTGCGTCATTGGACCCAGGAAGACAGCGGCAGAGCGGTCTACGTTGCTCCGTTCCAGGAGCTCATTGATCTCCGCCTTgaggactggaagaagaggttGGGCAACTTGGCTGGTGGCAAGACCATCGCTAAGCTTACGGGAGAAACGACTGCCGATCTGAAGGTTCTGGCCGGAGCCGACCTTATTCTGGCTACCCCCACACAATGGGATGTGCTTTCTAGACAGTGGCAGAAACGCAAGAATGTCCGCGCCGTTGAGTTATTCATTGCGGACGAGCTACACATGCTCGGAGGCTATGGTGGATATGTATACGAAGTTGTGGTTTCCCGCATGCATTCCATGGCACTCCAAACTGAAAGTGGCATGCGTATTGTCGGTCTCAGTGTTCCGCTTGCCAACGCTCGGGATATTGGGGAGTGGATTGGAGCCAGCAAGCATACCATTTATAACTTCAGTCCTCACGCTCGGCCAGTACCTCTGGAGCTGCATATTCAGTCCTTTAGCATACCCCATTTCCCTTCGATGATGTTAGCCATGGCAAGGCCGGCTTATCTTTCAATTCTCCAGCTGTCTGCTGACAAGCCCGCCCTGATCTTTGTGCCCAACCGAAAGCAAACCCGCTCAACCGCTATAGATCTCTTAACTGCTTGCGGCattgatgacgacgaagaccGGTTCCTCCATGCCGACGTCGAAGAGCTACGTCCCCTGCTCAGCCGTGTCCAGGAACGTACACTGGCCGAATCGCTTTCTCATGGTATCGGATATTATCACGAGGCTCTGAGTCAGACCGATAAGCGTATCGTTTCTCATCTTTACAACATCGGCGCAGTTCAAGTGGTCATTGCCTCGCGCGATGTCTGTTGGGAACTTAACCTGACCGCACATCTGGTGGTAGTTATGGGGACTCAATTTTTTGAGGGCCGGGAGCACCGATACATTGACTACCCCATCAGCGAAATTCTGCAAATGTTTGGCAAAGCTTCTCGTCCCGGCCAGGATAAGATTGGCCGCGGTGTTCTCATGGTTCCCACGGTCAAGCGTGAATACTATAAGAAATTCCTCAATGAGGCGTTACCGGTGGAGAGTCACTTGCAGCTCTACATGCATGATGCGTTTGTCACTGAGATCAGCCAGGGAACAATTGCGTCCACTCAAGATTCTGTTGACTGGATGACGTACACATATTTCTACCGACGTCTTCTGGCCAACCCGAGCTTCTACGGTCTCACCGATGTCAGCCATGAAGGGCTTAGTACATTCTTGTCGGAGCTGGTGGAAAACACACTGAAGGAACTGTCTGAAGCTAAGATCATTGAcctggacgaagaggatgacacTGTTTCGCCTCTGAATGCTGCATCCATCGGCGCCTACTACAATATCTCGTATATCACCATGCAGACTTTCCTCCTTTCCTTGTCAGCGCGAACGAAGCTCAAGGGTATCCTGGAGATTGTCACTTCGGCGACGGAGTTTGAGTCAGTTCAAATGCGACGCCACGAGGATCACATCCTCCGCCGGGTGTACGACCGCATTCCGGTCAAGATGTCGCAAGCTGCCTACGACTCACCCCACTTCAAATCCTTCGTCCTCCTTCAAGCCCATTTCTCACGCATGCACCTGCCTATCGATTTGGCTAAGGATCAAGAAGTTATTGTTAGCAGAGTTCTTAACCTTCTCAGCGCTTGTGTGGACATCCTCGCTTCGGAAGGCCATATGAACGCCATGAACGCCATGGAGATGTCACAGATGGTGGTTCAGGCCATGTGGGATCGTGACAGTCCCCTCAAGCAAATTCCTCATTTCAGCCCCGATGTCATCAAGGTTGCCAACGAGTATAA GATCAATGACATCTTCGAGTTCATGGAAGCGATGGACCCGTCCGAGAACAAGGACTATGCTACCCTGGTTAAGCGTCTGAGTCTCGACAACAAGCAGCTCGCACAGGCAGCTGCGTTTACCAACAACAAATACCCCATTCTCGAACTTGATATGGAAGTCGAGGACCCGGAGAACATTACCGCCGGCGAACCTTCGTATCTGAAGATCAAGGTCGAGCGCGAGgtagaggaagatgaggaagtcgACGCAACTGTCCACGCACCTTTCTACCCCAACCAGAAGATGGAAAACTGGTGGCTGGTCGTTGGCGATGAGAAAACAAAGAGTCTGCTTGCGATCAAGCGAGTCACCATCGGTCGCAAGTTGGAGCTCCGTCTGGACTACACCGTGCCTACGCCTGGTGAGCATGAGCTGACGCTATACCTAATGTCTGACAGCTATGTTGGCGTAGACCAAGCTCCCACATTCACGGTCACAGCTGCTGAAGGcatggaagaggatgaaagcgaggaggaggaggagtga
- a CDS encoding oligopeptidase family protein (COG:O;~EggNog:ENOG410PJF7;~InterPro:IPR001375,IPR029058;~MEROPS:MER0000263;~PFAM:PF00326;~go_function: GO:0008236 - serine-type peptidase activity [Evidence IEA];~go_process: GO:0006508 - proteolysis [Evidence IEA]), translated as MTIRSMKFTPEVLLGAPRRSGAVPNSTGTLAVYSQTTYSFESHTKTNEIRVLDLTTGRSALITNDPGASSPQWIENTDQLIWLKTKGNGNTNLIIGDARLADRTYTAGTVPGPVSDLKVTNVESGKIGFAVSGKANPDGSLHNSQDAKTPYSTGKLYTSLFVRHWDSYVEPETNAIFYGLLQRAPLAPATRHAGRYSISGITNLIAVCGLTGVESPIPPFGGGGDFDISPSAIVFVARSPEVNPALHTTGSCYYCPMFSWTGVSTAESKIYRVGGLEGAMSSPVLSSDGGSIAVLAMRKDGYESDKNRILYVPNPWNGEMIEAFSSPDGKGLWNLSPSGLSFSNDDKSLYIQAEEYGRGVLYQLPIANIRHSTPDLLKKITYSGYVTDVHPATSKSSKLLISSNNLLDNSIWSLVDPENPADVRVISSIGHNGVAFGLSSTQVDEIWYRGAEDTPVHAWVVKPSKFKPGNKYPLAFLVHGGPQGAWNDQWSTRWNPAVFAEQGYVVITPNPRGSTGYGQDFTDAIRGSWGGLPYIDLEKGFDYIEKNLDYVDTSRAVALGASYGGYMMNWIQGQPLGRRFKALVTHDGVFSTTSLLATEELYFPLHDLNGVQWKVPENWAQWDPSRHLDKWQTPHLIIHNEKDYRLTIAEGLSAFNVLQMKGIDSAFLTFPDENHWVLNPENALMWHYTIFNWINKHVGLPVASERYQQFAGSEKTNTEALQKQLGDFSLS; from the exons ATGACGATCCGATCCATGAAATTCACACCAGA GGTACTTCTAGGAGCACCTCGACGGTCGGGCGCCGTGCCCAATTCGACTGGAACTCTCGCCGTCTACAGTCAAACAACCTACTCGTTCGAATCCCATACCAAGACAAATGAGATCCGGGTGCTAGATCTTACGACCGGCCGCTCTGCTCTCATCACGAATGATCCAGGCGCCAGTTCCCCACAGTGGATCGAGAACACTGACCAGTTGATCTGGTTGAAGACAAAAGGGAATGGAAACACAAACTTAATAATTGGAGATGCTCGGCTGGCGGATAGGACCTATACTGCGGGAACAGTACCAGGACCAGTATCGGACTTGAAAGTTACCAATGTCGAATCGGGGAAGATTGGCTTCGCTGTCTCTGGCAAGGCCAATCCGGATGGATCTCTGCATAACTCGCAGGACGCCAAAACGCCCTACAGTACCGGCAAGCTTTATACCTCTCTTTTTGTGAGGCACTGGGACTCATACGTTGAACCCGAAACAAATGCAATTTTCTATGGCTTGCTCCAGCGTGCTCCTCTGGCCCCCGCTACTCGACATGCGGGGAGGTACTCCATCTCGGGGATCACTAACTTGATAGCGGTCTGTGGACTTACGGGTGTAGAATCGCCTATTCCACCATTCGGCGGTGGAGGTGACTTCGATATCAGCCCCTCAGCGATTGTATTCGTGGCACGATCTCCTGAGGTTAATCCCGCTCTGCATACGACAGGCTCGTGTTATTATTGTCCAATGTTCTCATGGACCGGTGTTAGTACTGCAGAAAGCAAGATATACCGAGTTGGAGGTCTCGAGGGCGCCATGTCATCTCCTGTTCTTTCGTCAGATGGTGGCTCCATCGCTGTCCTGGCAATGCGCAAGGACGGGTATGAGTCTGATAAGAATCGGATTCTCTACGTTCCCAATCCCTGGAACGGCGAGATGATAGAAGCATTCTCGTCTCCAGATGGCAAGGGACTCTGGAATTTGAGCCCTTCAGGCTTAAGTTTCTCCAATGACGACAAGTCGCTATATATCCAAGCGGAGGAATACGGACGTGGAGTGCTTTACCAGCTGCCAATAGCCAACATCCGCCACTCGACTCCTGATCTGCTCAAGAAAATCACCTACTCCGGCTACGTGACAGACGTCCACCCTGCCACATCCAAATCGTCCAAGCTCCTTATATCCAGTAATAACCTGCTGGACAATAGCATCTGGTCACTTGTTGACCCGGAAAACCCTGCCGATGTTCGCGTCATCTCATCCATCGGCCATAATGGGGTTGCCTTCGGTCTCTCTTCGACCCAGGTTGATGAAATATGGTACAGAGGAGCTGAGGACACCCCGGTCCACGCATGGGTGGTAAAACCTTCTAAATTTAAACCAGGGAACAAATATCCTCTGGCATTCTTGGTGCATGGTGGCCCACAAGGAGCATGGAATGATCAATGGAGTACGAGGTGGAATCCCGCTGTCTTTGCCGAGCAGGGGTATGTTGTCATAACACCTAACCCGCGAGGCAGCACCGGCTATGGACAGGACTTTACCGATGCAATCCGTGGGTCCTGGGGCGGACTGCCGTACATTGATCTTGAGAAGGGGTTTGACTACATTGAGAAGAACCTGGATTATGTCGACACATCGCGCGCCGTGGCTCTGGGAGCGTCGTACGGAGGATACATGATGAACTGGATCCAAGGTCAACCACTTGGTCGGCGTTTCAAGGCTCTTGTCACGCACGATGGTGTTTTCAGCACAACGTCCTTGCTTGCTACCGAGGAGCTATACTTCCCGCTGCACGACCTCAATGGCGTTCAATGGAAGGTACCCGAAAACTGGGCACAGTGGGATCCTTCGCGTCACCTTGACAAGTGGCAGACACCACACCTGATCATCCATAACGAAAAGGATTACCGCTTGACGATAGCTGAGGGACTGTCCGCATTCAACGTATTACAGATGAAGGGAATCGACAGTGCGTTCTTGACCTTCCCAGATGAAAACCATTGGGTACTGAATCCCGAGAATGCGCTCATGTGGCACTATACGATTTTCAACTGGATCAACAAGCATGTTGGTCTGCCAGTAGCATCTGAGCGTTATCAACAGTTTGCAGGTAGCGAAAAGACAAACACCGAAGCACTGCAGAAACAACTAGGGGACTTCAGTCTTTCATGA
- a CDS encoding uncharacterized protein (COG:S;~EggNog:ENOG410PZEU) — protein sequence MENNSDSPGSSSPCPYTHYLTEDTEELPRVGVFDLRSGHSWESQVHHGQVEQQIQLQDGYSRQVEEQIQQQQHALQPQTEHDQSRYSHIFQQIRTEQEQRELIAQNHARLAAAMQGLPYRTKNHQPPMEQQTQHERQQRLRLRLRRRHHRQLAQQVQAQFRQEGIPLKLPQLQTKKVNRDAHPLTERIHPEFHYMTSILSRNLAPLVHCQSGVPHPYFPKSILSFNLLTSAQLDALALHFDQVYPPNQATFHYPRPIKPWLATNGFVRNLGVDTDVKRRRFGRFIGLRGCESPVKENNDGEEESMREQAEKEWENRLRGFRAEKMARSRMLFEVLYGPVLK from the coding sequence ATGGAGAATAACAGTGATTCCCCCGGCTCGTCTTCACCCTGTCCTTATACTCACTACCTTACGGAGGATACAGAGGAGCTCCCAAGGGTTGGTGTCTTTGACCTAAGGTCTGGGCACTCATGGGAATCACAAGTTCATCACGGACAGGTCGAACAGCAAATCCAACTACAGGATGGCTACAGCAGACAGGTTGAAGAACAaattcaacaacagcaacatgcCCTGCAGCCACAAACAGAGCACGACCAGAGCAGGTACTCACATATATTCCAACAGATACGCACAGAGCAAGAACAACGAGAACTAATCGCCCAAAACCACGCGCGCCTTGCAGCAGCAATGCAAGGTCTCCCATATCGCACCAAGAATCATCAGCCTCCCATGGAACAACAAACCCAACATGAAAGACAGCAACGTCTGCGTCTCCGGCTCCGTCGTCGCCACCACCGACAACTAGCCCAACAAGTCCAGGCACAATTCCGCCAGGAAGGCATCCCACTCAAATTGCCTCAGCTCCAAACCAAGAAGGTCAATCGAGATGCACACCCGCTTACAGAAAGAATTCACCCCGAATTCCACTACATGacctccatcctctccagaaATCTCGCGCCATTAGTCCATTGCCAGTCGGGGGTGCCGCACCCTTATTTTCCGAAATCAATCCTCTCGTTTAACCTTCTCACGTCTGCACAGCTGGATGCCCTAGCTCTGCACTTTGACCAGGTGTATCCGCCCAATCAAGCAACATTCCATTACCCGCGACCCATTAAGCCGTGGTTAGCTACGAACGGGTTCGTGAGGAACTTGGGGGTCGACACTGATGTAAAGAGGAGGCGGTTTGGAAGATTTATTGGGCTGAGGGGTTGTGAGAGTCCAGTTAAGGAGAACAacgatggcgaggaggagagcaTGCGTGAgcaggctgagaaggagtgggagaaTAGGTTAAGAGGGTTCAGGGCtgagaagatggcgaggagtAGAATGTTGTTTGAGGTGTTGTATGGGCCAGTATTGAAATAG